In Sinorhizobium numidicum, the following proteins share a genomic window:
- a CDS encoding glycoside hydrolase family 16 protein — protein MRFTESARTLSLTCIFAIGLAGRPGLAQEPIDLDDFEVTFTEDFDQLDVSAWGQNRSRWIAHTPWNGDFGDARFHDPEEGFPFTVNAGILRIEARKGADGQWRSGLLASTNPKGEGFAQQFGYFEARMQLPPGKGVWPAFWLIGLDRSTFTAEIDVIEYYGRAPGEFSSGYHVWRQGEGAQHTTDGHLTTVEDGVLSNEYHTYGVEITPGRSTFYLDRKSIWSFETPPEFHMPFFPLVNLALGPGWPIDETPNPSYLLVDYIHVYKRKAQSAEN, from the coding sequence ATGCGCTTCACAGAATCTGCCAGGACGCTCTCATTGACCTGCATTTTCGCCATAGGATTGGCAGGCAGACCGGGCCTCGCCCAGGAACCGATCGATCTGGATGACTTTGAGGTCACATTCACGGAAGATTTCGATCAGCTGGACGTCTCCGCCTGGGGGCAAAACCGCTCACGCTGGATTGCGCACACGCCTTGGAACGGCGACTTCGGCGATGCTCGCTTCCACGACCCGGAGGAGGGCTTTCCGTTTACCGTCAACGCAGGCATCTTGCGCATTGAGGCGCGCAAGGGCGCCGACGGACAATGGCGCTCCGGCCTTCTGGCTTCGACGAACCCAAAGGGTGAGGGCTTTGCTCAGCAGTTCGGGTATTTCGAAGCACGGATGCAGCTGCCGCCGGGCAAGGGAGTTTGGCCGGCTTTCTGGCTCATCGGTCTCGATCGATCAACGTTCACGGCTGAGATAGACGTCATCGAGTATTACGGACGGGCGCCCGGGGAGTTCAGCAGTGGCTATCATGTCTGGAGGCAGGGCGAGGGAGCGCAGCACACCACGGACGGCCACTTGACCACCGTCGAGGATGGTGTGCTGAGCAACGAATACCACACCTATGGTGTGGAGATCACCCCAGGCAGGTCGACGTTCTATTTGGACCGCAAGTCCATATGGAGTTTTGAAACGCCGCCGGAATTTCATATGCCCTTCTTCCCGCTGGTGAATCTTGCTCTCGGCCCGGGCTGGCCGATCGATGAGACGCCGAACCCCTCATATCTCCTGGTGGATTACATTCACGTTTATAAGCGCAAAGCCCAAAGTGCGGAAAATTGA
- a CDS encoding phosphomannomutase, giving the protein MKFGTSGLRGLVVDLEGRTASLYTTAFVRHLLGAGGIRAGDPVLVGHDFRASSPGIAATCIGALKREGLRPLACGAVATPALALYGLNIGAASLMVTGSHIPADRNGIKFYRSDGEIGKQDEMHITAIAAELNKGEVDCSPADAPDHSTEIEALFLKRNTIVLPPGALSGLTVGLYQHSTVARDLLGKVLKTYGAEVVALGRSDRFIPVDTEAVSPETIGLLRSWARENKLDAIVSADGDGDRPLVADETGAPLRGDLLGLMTARFLDAKVVVTPVTSNSGIEKAGDFRVVRTKVGSPFVIAAILSALEGNADAVMGFEANGGVLTGSEFPVAAGRLSPLPTRDSFLPVLAALSNAIQEKRPLSEVAAGYRLPFAAAGRHENVPGEASAALMAHLRTSDGNLGGFLKARSPVAAKSEIDGLRMTLADGRIMHFRPSGNAPEMRCYVEAETEEAANILLDQGLGLIREWAGSKNGSLCL; this is encoded by the coding sequence ATGAAATTCGGAACAAGCGGTCTTCGCGGGCTTGTCGTTGATCTCGAAGGACGGACGGCATCGCTCTATACGACGGCATTCGTCCGGCACCTGTTGGGGGCGGGCGGCATCAGGGCGGGTGATCCGGTGCTCGTCGGCCATGATTTCCGCGCTTCAAGCCCGGGAATTGCCGCAACCTGCATCGGCGCCCTGAAGCGTGAAGGGTTAAGGCCACTTGCATGCGGTGCAGTAGCGACGCCGGCCTTGGCGCTCTACGGGCTGAACATTGGGGCAGCTTCGCTGATGGTTACGGGCTCGCACATCCCTGCAGACCGCAACGGCATCAAGTTCTACCGGTCCGATGGCGAGATCGGCAAACAGGACGAGATGCACATCACCGCGATTGCCGCGGAGTTGAACAAAGGAGAGGTCGACTGTTCTCCCGCAGATGCGCCGGACCACTCAACCGAAATCGAGGCGCTCTTCCTGAAGCGCAACACGATCGTGCTTCCGCCGGGCGCCCTCAGCGGCCTCACCGTGGGACTCTACCAGCATTCGACGGTCGCCCGGGACCTATTGGGGAAGGTCCTGAAGACCTACGGCGCCGAGGTCGTTGCGCTCGGTCGCTCCGACCGCTTCATCCCGGTGGACACCGAAGCTGTCTCGCCCGAGACCATAGGTCTTCTCAGATCCTGGGCGAGGGAGAACAAGCTCGACGCCATTGTCTCGGCCGACGGTGACGGTGACCGACCGCTTGTCGCTGACGAGACGGGCGCGCCGCTGCGTGGCGATCTGCTCGGGCTGATGACCGCCAGGTTTCTGGACGCGAAGGTCGTCGTTACACCGGTTACGTCGAATTCCGGGATCGAGAAGGCGGGGGATTTCCGGGTCGTCCGAACAAAGGTTGGTTCGCCCTTCGTGATCGCCGCCATACTCTCGGCGCTCGAGGGCAACGCTGATGCCGTGATGGGCTTCGAGGCAAATGGCGGCGTCCTCACTGGTTCCGAATTTCCTGTGGCGGCCGGCAGGCTTAGCCCCTTGCCGACCCGTGACAGCTTCCTGCCGGTGCTCGCGGCGCTCTCCAATGCCATCCAGGAGAAGCGGCCGCTTTCCGAGGTCGCTGCCGGCTATCGGTTGCCCTTCGCGGCGGCCGGCAGGCACGAGAACGTTCCGGGAGAGGCGAGCGCGGCACTAATGGCACATCTGAGGACCTCTGACGGCAATCTCGGCGGGTTTCTCAAAGCGCGTTCTCCAGTCGCGGCCAAGAGCGAGATCGACGGACTGCGCATGACGCTGGCCGATGGCCGGATCATGCACTTCCGGCCCTCGGGCAATGCGCCGGAGATGCGCTGCTACGTCGAAGCCGAAACGGAAGAGGCCGCCAACATCCTGCTCGATCAGGGGCTTGGACTGATCCGTGAGTGGGCGGGAAGCAAGAACGGTAGCCTATGCCTTTGA
- a CDS encoding mannose-1-phosphate guanylyltransferase/mannose-6-phosphate isomerase, translating to MSNRIVPVIMAGGKGTRLWPLSRASAPKQFIQFVGDRTLFQATLSRVSDPALYEAPVVITNEDFRFLVAEQARDIGIALSAILLEPVARNTAPAVAAAATLVSRRFGSDAVLQVLASDHDIVADAAYFDSIRVAQRTAAGGKLVTFGITPTEPATGYGYIEIGAALPGGAHVVKQFVEKPALPEAQGMVETGGFVWNSGIFMFSAGQVLNEIHGLAPAVGTAAREAVEKASSDLDFTRLDAEAFMLCPDISFDYAIMERTSNAAVVPSSFTWSDLGSWDAVWKLGDRDDNGNVSSGNVTLINTKNSLVMTRTNHLAVQGLEGVAVIASEDAVYVGRLCESQDVGKLVKQLASAKTTACLTESHPTSYRPWGGYTSVLNGDRFQVKRLFVTPGKKLSLQKHHHRSEHWICVKGTAEVTVGNDLKIVRENESVYIPQGEIHRLANPGKIMLEMIEVQTGSYLGEDDIIRIVDEFGRA from the coding sequence ATGAGCAACAGGATAGTTCCGGTGATCATGGCAGGCGGCAAGGGGACACGTCTTTGGCCACTGTCGCGCGCAAGTGCTCCGAAGCAGTTCATCCAGTTCGTGGGCGACAGGACCCTTTTCCAGGCCACTCTTTCTCGCGTTTCGGACCCGGCGCTCTATGAAGCACCGGTCGTCATCACCAATGAGGATTTCCGTTTTCTCGTCGCCGAACAGGCTCGCGACATCGGTATCGCGCTTTCCGCCATCCTCTTGGAACCCGTTGCGCGCAATACAGCGCCCGCCGTCGCCGCAGCTGCAACCCTGGTAAGCCGACGTTTCGGGAGCGACGCAGTCCTGCAGGTGCTGGCCTCCGACCACGACATCGTGGCCGATGCCGCCTATTTCGATTCGATCCGCGTGGCACAGCGGACGGCAGCCGGTGGCAAACTGGTGACCTTCGGCATCACCCCAACAGAACCGGCGACCGGATACGGCTATATAGAAATTGGCGCCGCGCTGCCGGGTGGAGCGCATGTCGTAAAGCAGTTTGTCGAAAAGCCTGCCCTCCCGGAGGCGCAAGGGATGGTGGAGACGGGCGGATTCGTCTGGAATTCCGGGATTTTCATGTTTTCCGCAGGCCAGGTATTGAACGAAATCCACGGTTTAGCGCCGGCGGTCGGAACGGCAGCAAGAGAGGCGGTGGAAAAAGCCTCAAGCGACCTCGACTTCACGCGCCTCGATGCCGAGGCCTTCATGCTGTGCCCGGATATTTCTTTCGACTACGCGATCATGGAAAGGACATCCAATGCTGCCGTCGTGCCATCGTCCTTCACCTGGTCGGACCTGGGGAGCTGGGATGCGGTCTGGAAGCTTGGAGACCGCGATGACAACGGAAACGTCAGTTCCGGCAATGTAACGCTCATCAACACCAAGAACTCGCTTGTCATGACGCGCACCAACCACCTTGCCGTTCAGGGGCTGGAGGGTGTCGCCGTCATCGCCAGTGAAGACGCAGTCTATGTCGGCCGGCTCTGCGAAAGCCAGGATGTCGGTAAGCTCGTGAAGCAATTGGCGTCGGCCAAGACCACCGCCTGCCTGACGGAAAGCCATCCGACGTCCTACCGCCCTTGGGGCGGCTACACCTCAGTCCTCAATGGCGACCGTTTCCAGGTGAAGCGGCTGTTCGTGACGCCCGGCAAGAAGCTCTCGCTGCAGAAGCACCATCATCGCTCCGAGCATTGGATCTGTGTCAAAGGGACGGCGGAAGTCACCGTTGGCAACGACCTCAAGATCGTTCGCGAAAACGAGTCCGTGTATATCCCGCAGGGCGAGATCCATCGTCTCGCCAATCCCGGCAAGATCATGCTCGAGATGATTGAGGTGCAAACGGGCTCCTACCTCGGGGAGGATGACATCATCCGCATCGTAGACGAATTTGGGCGGGCCTAA
- a CDS encoding oligosaccharide flippase family protein: MRSSDTVTEPKVGQAAGRSSSSRDALWVSGARLVSQLCGIGALLIAARILSPAQVGVFAMISAIVLLQSKVAEAGWSEYLIAAPRGRELPATMLYCALASGVVFTLIGLCGLAVWLVWLEPEGATFLTLLLLMATIVPGTFIICQSGVLVRARRLRDLACYQAVSELCGLLVTGGGLLLGWDIVALAAGRCCVVLVALIMSTSFARWLPRFEFRLSVAREASAYSARLLMSRLIQFAQSYGAEFLIVFFIGVTEVGLYRIASRMVGAVTELISEPVRMLAWSYFSRQQGDAGGFEELGRLTGLMLAATAFAALPVFLGLAVVSQRLVHVLLGEQWIAAAPVLVLLAAARGIAVVQMLNEPVLSVIGRVALLPRLNMLFTAASLACLGIAGWIRPELLDIAIAQVAAAMLTTAASLHALQRGTGFRWRPLLRRILPAGLGACLMVATVGVLLHTTGGFRLLPVMELLVGVVVGGLVYGVIAWPSGRALMAELSQVTEPTAAPRVLSDAPRTL, encoded by the coding sequence ATGAGGTCGTCAGACACCGTAACCGAGCCGAAGGTGGGCCAGGCGGCAGGCCGCTCATCCAGTTCACGCGATGCGCTCTGGGTATCCGGCGCCCGCTTGGTCAGCCAGCTCTGCGGCATCGGCGCGCTGCTGATCGCCGCGCGCATCCTGTCGCCTGCGCAGGTCGGCGTTTTCGCCATGATTTCCGCAATAGTGCTGCTGCAATCCAAGGTCGCTGAGGCGGGGTGGAGCGAATACCTTATTGCTGCGCCGCGCGGCAGGGAGTTGCCCGCGACCATGCTCTATTGCGCACTCGCGAGCGGCGTCGTCTTCACCCTCATCGGCCTCTGTGGGCTCGCCGTCTGGCTTGTCTGGCTGGAACCCGAAGGCGCCACATTCCTCACCCTGCTCTTGCTGATGGCCACTATCGTTCCCGGCACGTTCATCATCTGCCAGAGCGGTGTGCTGGTGCGGGCACGGCGGTTGCGTGACCTTGCCTGCTATCAGGCGGTATCCGAGCTCTGCGGCCTGCTCGTGACTGGTGGAGGATTGCTGCTGGGGTGGGACATCGTCGCACTGGCGGCGGGGCGCTGCTGCGTCGTGCTCGTCGCTCTGATCATGTCTACGAGCTTTGCGCGCTGGCTGCCTCGCTTTGAATTCCGGCTGAGCGTGGCCCGAGAGGCCTCGGCCTATTCAGCGCGTCTGCTGATGTCCCGGCTGATACAATTCGCGCAGAGCTATGGAGCGGAGTTCCTGATCGTGTTCTTCATCGGCGTGACCGAGGTTGGCCTCTATCGAATCGCCAGCCGCATGGTGGGCGCGGTGACCGAGCTGATCTCCGAGCCGGTGCGAATGTTGGCCTGGAGCTATTTCTCGCGCCAGCAGGGCGACGCAGGGGGCTTCGAGGAGTTGGGCCGCCTCACCGGGCTGATGTTGGCTGCCACGGCTTTCGCCGCACTTCCGGTCTTCCTGGGCCTCGCTGTGGTCTCGCAGAGGCTCGTGCATGTGCTGCTCGGCGAGCAGTGGATCGCGGCCGCCCCGGTTCTGGTCCTTTTGGCCGCCGCGCGGGGCATTGCTGTCGTCCAGATGCTGAACGAGCCTGTGCTCAGCGTCATCGGCCGCGTCGCCCTGTTGCCGCGCCTGAACATGCTGTTTACTGCGGCGAGCCTTGCCTGCCTTGGAATCGCAGGTTGGATCAGGCCGGAACTGCTCGACATCGCCATCGCGCAGGTGGCGGCGGCGATGCTGACCACGGCTGCATCGCTCCATGCCCTGCAGCGTGGCACGGGGTTCCGCTGGCGGCCGCTGCTGCGCAGGATCCTGCCGGCCGGCTTGGGCGCGTGCCTGATGGTCGCCACGGTCGGGGTGTTGCTCCACACGACGGGCGGCTTCCGCCTGCTTCCTGTGATGGAATTGCTGGTCGGGGTGGTGGTGGGCGGCCTCGTCTATGGCGTCATCGCCTGGCCCAGCGGCCGTGCCTTGATGGCGGAGCTCAGCCAAGTGACGGAACCCACTGCAGCGCCGCGCGTCTTGTCAGACGCGCCAAGGACGCTGTAG
- a CDS encoding HAD family hydrolase, producing MIRGVFFDMDGVLIDAKEWHYEALNRALELFGMPIDHQAHLATFDGLPTRRKLEILSRSNGLPHGLSELIHSLKQDYTMELIYTRCRPVFAHQYALSRLKHEGYEIAVCSNSIRDTVESMMRRAGLIDYIDLIVSNEDVTRSKPDPEMYLTTMERFGLQPRECMILEDNEYGLKAARDSGAHVLQVGSPADVVYARIVSEIKLVSEVAA from the coding sequence ATGATCCGAGGTGTTTTCTTCGACATGGACGGCGTGCTGATCGATGCCAAGGAATGGCATTACGAGGCACTGAACCGGGCGCTTGAGCTTTTCGGCATGCCGATCGACCATCAGGCGCACCTTGCCACCTTCGACGGCCTGCCGACCCGCCGCAAGCTGGAGATACTGTCGCGCTCCAATGGTCTGCCGCATGGCCTCAGCGAGCTGATCCATTCGCTGAAGCAGGACTACACGATGGAGCTGATCTACACGCGTTGCCGACCGGTCTTCGCGCATCAATACGCCCTCAGCCGTCTCAAGCATGAGGGCTACGAGATCGCAGTCTGCTCGAACTCGATCCGCGACACCGTCGAATCCATGATGCGGCGCGCCGGGCTGATCGACTACATCGACCTGATCGTCTCGAACGAGGACGTCACCCGCTCCAAGCCGGATCCGGAGATGTACCTTACCACGATGGAGCGCTTCGGCCTGCAGCCGAGGGAATGCATGATCCTGGAAGATAATGAATACGGCCTGAAGGCGGCGCGCGACAGCGGCGCGCATGTCCTGCAGGTCGGCTCGCCGGCCGATGTCGTGTACGCCAGGATCGTTTCCGAGATCAAGCTTGTATCGGAGGTGGCGGCATGA